Proteins encoded in a region of the Rutidosis leptorrhynchoides isolate AG116_Rl617_1_P2 chromosome 9, CSIRO_AGI_Rlap_v1, whole genome shotgun sequence genome:
- the LOC139868094 gene encoding uncharacterized protein: MLPEGNELSVSTDQAKKLMCPMGLEIQRIHACPNDCMLYMNEDKDLHQCKVCGTSRYKHGKPTDNVDSDVSENGPPAKLLWYLPIIPRLKRLFVNEKDAKLLRWHAEDRKNDGKMRHVADSLQWKKFDKDFEEFGDEIRNIRFELSSDGINPFGDLSSRHSTWPVLLCIYNLPPWLCMKRKYIMMSLLIQGPKQSENDIDVYLQPLVDEMMEFWSTGMHVYDAYKKEYFQLWAMLFCTINDFPAYGRLSGYSTKGKKACPICEKNTHSIWLTNCKKPTFMGHQRELAENHPYHKKSDLFDGTIEDRKLPPSLDGETTLSKVANINFVLGKKGFGPPEGIWKKKSIFWKLPYWKHLRVRHCLDVMHIEKNVCESLIGLLLNNPGKTKDGIKVKRDMELMNIRPELQPKDIDGRSTKFLPPACYTMSKVEKTKFCQCLHGIKIPSGYSANIRKLVSMKDLKLLGIKVT; the protein is encoded by the coding sequence ATGCTACCAGAAGGTAATGAGTTGTCGGTTTCAACAGACCAAGCAAAGAAATTAATGTGCCCAATGGGATTGGAAATACAGAGAATACATGCTTGTCCAAATGATTGTATGTTATACATGAATGAAGACAAAGACCTTCATCAATGTAAGGTATGTGGTACATCTAGGTATAAACATGGAAAACCAACTGATAATGTTGATAGTGATGTGTCAGAAAATGGACCTCCTGCAAAATTATTGTGGTACTTGCCTATCATACCAAGATTAAAGAGATTATTTGTGAATGAGAAAGATGCAAAATTATTACGTTGGCATGCTGAAGATCGTAAAAATGATGGAAAAATGCGACATGTGGCCGATTCACTTCAATGGAAAAAATTTGATAAAGATTTTGAAGAATTTGGGGATGAGATACGTAATATAAGGTTCGAACTCAGTTCAGATGGAATTAATCCTTTCGGAGATTTGAGTAGCCGTCACAGCACGTGGCCTGTTCTTCTATGCATTTATAACCTACCACCTTGGCTATGTATGAAAAGAAAATACATAATGATGTCTCTTTTGATTCAAGGCCCAAAGCAATCTGAAAACGACATTGATGTTTATTTGCAACCATTAGTTGATGAAATGATGGAATTTTGGAGTACCGGCATGCACGTTTATGATGCATACAAGAAAGAATACTTCCAACTATGGGCAATGCTTTTTTGCACCATTAATGATTTTCCTGCTTATGGTCGTTTGTCTGGATATAGTACGAAGGGGAAAAAGGCATGTCCTATTTGTGAGAAAAATACTCACTCAATATGGCTCACAAATTGTAAGAAACCAACATTTATGGGGCATCAGAGAGAGCTTGCTGAGAATCACCCGTATCATAAAAAGTCGGATTTATTTGATGGTACTATAGAGGATAGAAAACTACCACCATCATTGGATGGagaaactacactctccaaagttgCTAATATAAATTTTGTGTTGGGAAAGAAAGGTTTTGGTCCTCCCGAAGGTATTTGGAAGAAAAAGTCTATTTTTTGGAAATTACCCTACTGGAAGCATTTACGAGTCCGACATTGTCTTGATGTTATGCATATTGAGAAAAATGTTTGTGAAAGTTTGATAGGGTTACTGTTGAACAATCCTGGAAAAACAAAAGATGGAATTAAAGTTAAAAGGGACATGGAATTAATGAATATCAGACCAGAGCTACAACCTAAAGATATTGATGGAAGGTCCACCAAGTTTCTTCCTCCGGCATGTTATACTATGTCGAAGGTCGAGAAAACTAAATTTTGTCAATGTTTACATGGTATTAAGATTCCATCAGGATACTCTGCTAACATTAGGAAGTTGGTTTCGATGAAAGATTTGAAGTTACTTGGTATTAAAGTCACATGA
- the LOC139868095 gene encoding uncharacterized protein, with protein sequence MEVLTLMLQMNKRNADTFRFHPRCDKMQIMNLCFADDLFLFSHGSVESVEVIHKAIEEFKKCSGLVLSLPKSTAYFTNIPSSIKHQILSIMPFEEGNLLRLIREFLWCQGDMKRRKAKVKWDDVGLPKDEGGLSIKRLKYWNFALMTKHIWSIVTHKQSIWASWIRVHKLHKHNLWDVSATADSSISWRKILNIRHVVKGHLVHQTGNGRSTSACMLQSISKDWKSIMDGLAHVASRNLSKVVKAKLVFAAAVYFIWQERNNRIFKENIQNANQVFDVIYTTVQLRLLSIRFKESSDVLRLKTSWHLG encoded by the exons ATGGAAGTCCTTACCCTTATGCTCCAGATGAATAAGCGGAATGCAGATACGTTCAGATTCCACCCTCGTTGTGACAAAATGCAAATAATGAATCTGTGTTTTGCTGACGACCTCTTTCTGTTCTCCCACGGGAGTGTTGAGTCTGTCGAAGTTATTCATAAGGCGATTGAGGAGTTTAAGAAGTGCTCGGGTTTAGTCCTTAGTCTTCCAAAGAGCACCGCTTATTTTACAAATATCCCATCAAGTATCAAACATCAGATTCTATCTATTATGCCTTTTGAGGAAGGTAATCTTCTG AGATTAATTCGTGAGTTTCTATGGTGCCAAGGTGATATGAAACGTAGAAAAGCGAAGGTAAAATGGGATGATGTTGGTCTTCCAAAAGATGAAGGTGGTTTGAGTATTAAAAGACTCAAATATTGGAATTTTGCACTTATGACAAAACACATTTGGTCTATTGTGACCCATAAACAATCGATTTGGGCATCTTGGATTCGAGTTCACAAACTGCATAAACATAACTTATGGGATGTCTCAGCCACTGCAGATTCGAGTATTAGTTGGAGGAAAATTCTCAATATAAGGCATGTTGTTAAGGGTCACCTGGTGCATCAGACTGGGAATGGTAGATCTACATCAGCATGCATG TTGCAATCCATAAGCAAAGACTGGAAATCTATTATGGATGGGTTGGCACATGTAGCTTCACGCAATCTTTCTAAAGTGGTGAAGGCGAAACTTGTTTTTGCAGCGGCAGTGTATTTCATATGGCAAGAACGGAACAACCGCATATTCAAAGAGAACATTCAGAATGCGAATCAAGTGTTTGACGTTATATATACTACTGTTCAACTTCGATTGCTCTCCATTCGGTTTAAGGAGTCTAGTGATGTCTTGAGGTTGAAAACATCTTGGCATCTCGGATAG